Genomic DNA from Ilyobacter polytropus DSM 2926:
AGTTGTTTATCATTTTTATATTTTTCTTTTATTTTATCAATTTCAGGCTGTATTCTTTTCATAGCCTTCATGGATTTGTCCTGCTTTAGTGTCAGCGGTAATAGTAATAGTTTTATTAGAACAGTTATTCCTATAATAGATAAACCGAAGTTCCCTATTATTTTATACAAATATAGGATAATTTGCTCTAAAGGTACGGTAATAAAACTCATTGGTTAATCCCCCTTGTTTTTTTGCTTTTTTCTACTAGGAGGCACAGGGTCATACCCGCCAGGATGAAAGGGGTGACATTTTAAGATTCTTCTAATTCCCAAAAATATCCCTATAAAACACCCATGCTCCTCTATCGCGTGATATGTGTAAGAAGAACAGGTAGGATAAAACCTACAGTTCTTGCCCAATAATTTGGATATAAATTTTTGATAAATTTTAATTAAAAACAATAATAGTTTCTTCATACAAACATATTCAACTTTTTAAAAATAAGATTAAGGTCTTTTTCCATTTGATAGTATTTTAGAGTTTTTACCTTCACTCCAGCAGTTCTTTTGGCTATAAATACTATATCATAACTTTTTTTTATTTTTTTTTCATTCAATCGATAATATTCTCTAAAAAGTCTTTTAAGTCTGTTTCTGCATACAGCGTTACCGGTTTTTTTACTTACAACAAAACCAACCTGATTATGATTATTCTCTTTATTGGTTTTTATGTAGACTAAGGAGTAGTATCCAAATGCTTTAATTCCTGTTTTATAAATATTTTGGAATTGTTCATTTTTTTTTAGTTTATTCATTTAAAACTCCTTAAAAATCTGTAAAAACCCGGTGTTTTTATTCACCGGGTTTTATGCTGATAATTCTGCTCTTCCTCTTGTTCTTCTTCTTTTTAAGACTTGTCTTCCAGTTTTAGTTTTCATTCTGGCTCTAAATCCGTGATTTTTTTTCCTTTTGTGATTATTAGGTTGGAAAGTTCTTTTACTCATTATATTCACCTCCTAAAAATTTCTTACTTTCAGATCAATATTTTAAAGGAATATCCTTATTTTGTCAAGTAAAAAATCTTTATTTAGTTACGTTCTTATCCAATGAATTTTAACTCTTTTTAATAAACAAAAAAAATCAAAAGGATAGATATTTTGTTTAATGTTAAATGTACTGACCAAAGCTAATTTTTATTTTAATTGAAATTCAGTATTTTCAAGGGATTGAGAACAACGATATCATTTTTTTTATTAATGACAATATACACAAAATTTATTCCTTATTTTCCAAGGGTTTAAAATAAACTTAAGCTATTTAGATCAAGAAAAGCAATAACTCATGTTTTTAAATTATTATTTTTGTCAATGGACATAAATAATAAC
This window encodes:
- the yidD gene encoding membrane protein insertion efficiency factor YidD, whose protein sequence is MKKLLLFLIKIYQKFISKLLGKNCRFYPTCSSYTYHAIEEHGCFIGIFLGIRRILKCHPFHPGGYDPVPPSRKKQKNKGD
- the rnpA gene encoding ribonuclease P protein component, with the translated sequence MNKLKKNEQFQNIYKTGIKAFGYYSLVYIKTNKENNHNQVGFVVSKKTGNAVCRNRLKRLFREYYRLNEKKIKKSYDIVFIAKRTAGVKVKTLKYYQMEKDLNLIFKKLNMFV
- the rpmH gene encoding 50S ribosomal protein L34 encodes the protein MSKRTFQPNNHKRKKNHGFRARMKTKTGRQVLKRRRTRGRAELSA